A genomic stretch from Desulfohalobium retbaense DSM 5692 includes:
- a CDS encoding transposase, with the protein MDIEDVVAAGGNQRVFRAKYKINQPGFISHITQRAAGKEPLFLEKGDYLHFLALLKESASRFELGYYAFCLMPNHVHLLVEPHKPNLDSGMHSLFFRYATFFNRKYQRRGHLFGGRYRQALCLAPDYLLTASVYIHLNPVRAGLTKRASDYPWSSAAVYCRQAEQDSFLLPERICTLVAADPDEARQVYARLLHQGRADAPENAQEQPGVIEKFCDRLGARFPKLFGRLQSKRVLPHDTSMPLQGSPSLEQLLAQFPTGSARRPETRQAKKYVLEQLEARGFPRKEIAERLGIAPKTVYNLLHS; encoded by the coding sequence ATGGACATTGAGGATGTGGTTGCAGCAGGTGGCAACCAGCGGGTTTTCCGGGCCAAGTACAAGATTAACCAACCGGGGTTTATTTCGCACATTACCCAGCGAGCGGCAGGAAAAGAGCCGCTTTTTCTGGAAAAGGGAGATTATCTGCACTTCTTAGCGCTGCTGAAGGAGAGTGCTTCCCGGTTTGAGTTGGGCTATTACGCGTTTTGTCTGATGCCCAACCATGTCCATTTGCTGGTTGAGCCGCACAAGCCGAACCTGGACAGTGGGATGCACTCCCTGTTTTTTCGGTATGCCACGTTTTTTAACCGTAAATACCAACGCCGGGGGCATCTCTTCGGCGGGCGATATCGCCAAGCGCTGTGTCTTGCTCCAGATTATTTGCTGACCGCTTCAGTCTATATCCATCTTAACCCAGTGCGCGCCGGACTGACCAAGAGGGCCAGCGACTATCCATGGTCCTCTGCGGCGGTCTATTGCAGGCAGGCGGAGCAGGATTCCTTTCTTCTGCCCGAACGTATATGTACTTTGGTGGCCGCAGACCCGGATGAAGCGCGGCAGGTGTACGCTCGGTTGCTGCACCAGGGGCGGGCAGATGCTCCAGAGAATGCGCAGGAGCAGCCGGGGGTGATTGAAAAATTCTGTGATCGTCTTGGTGCCCGTTTTCCGAAACTGTTTGGGCGGTTGCAAAGCAAGCGAGTTCTTCCTCACGATACTTCCATGCCGTTGCAAGGCAGTCCTTCCCTTGAGCAGCTCCTTGCCCAGTTTCCAACTGGAAGCGCGAGGCGTCCGGAAACGCGACAAGCCAAGAAGTATGTTCTGGAGCAACTTGAGGCCAGAGGGTTTCCCCGTAAAGAAATAGCCGAACGCCTCGGTATTGCGCCGAAGACGGTCTATAATCTTTTGCACTCATGA
- a CDS encoding ISKra4-like element ISDere1 family transposase: MQTALNQSDIYKERAHRKYFSDMKELFDNVYDIIDVPGLSLFENIEKLCEHKLYNLDPKMLSAIIETKLEHYFSGFECPLCGCKCSHNKKSKRHIETTYGTVSFDSPYYKCKNCDKFYEPYVSALNLRKGKYQYDVQKIVAKVASSVPFDETAEILYDTHGLSLSQATVHELTNELAAHARLEEISPEAATIHEIIEQATRPNKARPVLVFAADGAMSPTRTEKGKPNAWKEAKGIRVYLLDGQHLAQVLSWHQICDKHRFKSFLQQIKQQNLFPEDKVRICCIGDGAGWIWEAMEEAFPDARQILDYYHCQEHIHEFANARFADKAARDKWLRETTNRLFQNKLSSVLAGLRRMKLTGEAAEKRDALCSYLSKNKDRMDYGKAKRGGYPLGSGAIESANKFISHIRLKRSGAWWKVDLANNILALRCSRYNKSFDRFFAAYEKSQRQDLGSAQPHLSLCQGGRRK, from the coding sequence ATGCAGACTGCTCTAAATCAGAGTGATATTTATAAAGAACGTGCTCATCGGAAGTACTTTAGCGATATGAAAGAATTATTTGACAACGTATACGATATAATTGACGTACCCGGGCTGTCACTTTTTGAAAATATTGAAAAACTCTGTGAGCATAAGCTATACAATCTCGATCCAAAAATGCTGTCTGCGATCATTGAGACCAAGCTAGAGCATTACTTTTCTGGCTTCGAATGCCCTCTATGTGGTTGCAAGTGTTCTCATAATAAAAAATCAAAGAGACATATCGAAACCACTTACGGAACCGTATCATTTGATTCACCTTATTATAAATGCAAAAACTGCGATAAATTTTATGAACCGTACGTCTCTGCGTTGAACCTTCGAAAGGGAAAGTACCAATACGACGTCCAAAAAATTGTCGCCAAAGTGGCCTCGTCGGTGCCTTTCGATGAAACAGCGGAAATCTTGTACGATACGCATGGCCTTTCCCTCTCCCAGGCTACAGTTCATGAGTTGACCAATGAACTAGCCGCCCATGCTCGACTTGAAGAGATCAGCCCAGAAGCAGCAACTATCCATGAGATTATCGAACAGGCTACCCGCCCCAATAAAGCCAGGCCGGTGCTTGTTTTCGCCGCAGATGGAGCCATGTCCCCAACTCGAACAGAAAAAGGCAAACCCAATGCGTGGAAAGAGGCCAAAGGTATACGGGTCTACTTGCTTGATGGGCAGCATTTAGCCCAAGTGCTGAGTTGGCATCAGATATGCGACAAACACCGCTTCAAATCCTTTTTGCAGCAGATTAAACAGCAAAACCTTTTCCCGGAAGACAAAGTTCGGATCTGCTGTATAGGCGACGGAGCCGGGTGGATATGGGAGGCGATGGAAGAGGCTTTTCCAGACGCACGGCAAATTTTGGATTATTACCATTGCCAAGAACATATCCACGAATTTGCCAACGCCCGCTTTGCTGACAAGGCAGCCCGGGACAAGTGGCTGCGTGAAACGACAAATCGGCTCTTTCAAAATAAACTGAGCAGTGTTCTCGCTGGATTGAGGCGAATGAAGCTCACCGGCGAGGCAGCAGAGAAGCGAGACGCTCTGTGCTCGTATTTGTCAAAGAACAAGGACCGCATGGATTACGGGAAAGCCAAGCGGGGCGGCTATCCTCTGGGCAGCGGGGCCATAGAAAGCGCTAACAAATTTATAAGCCACATACGGCTCAAACGCTCAGGAGCCTGGTGGAAAGTCGACCTGGCTAACAATATCCTGGCCTTGCGCTGTTCGAGGTACAACAAATCCTTCGATCGCTTCTTTGCCGCCTATGAAAAAAGCCAGCGGCAGGACTTAGGGTCGGCTCAGCCCCACTTGTCGCTTTGTCAAGGGGGTCGTCGCAAGTAG
- a CDS encoding GNAT family N-acetyltransferase, with product MTAADSRFQGPLSDVEKLSAVHDLTHFDCGKNSLNVWLQRYARQNQKAEAAQTYVVHREYRVTGYFTLTYGSVQPEEAPARIIKGLARHPVPVVLLARLAVDVNEAGKGLGKALLKQSLIQVDAAADIAGARALLVHALDEPARGFYEHFGFEPSPVDTYTLLLLMKDLRGVHSVAATVFKKSNCQISNCYLLKSFGKYCNISANLPEVLPCRLL from the coding sequence ATGACCGCCGCCGACTCCAGATTCCAAGGCCCTCTTTCAGATGTGGAGAAGCTCTCTGCAGTGCATGACTTAACCCACTTTGACTGCGGAAAAAATTCTTTGAACGTTTGGCTGCAGCGCTATGCAAGGCAGAACCAAAAGGCCGAGGCCGCCCAAACCTATGTTGTCCATCGCGAATACCGAGTTACTGGGTATTTCACGTTAACCTACGGCAGTGTCCAGCCTGAGGAAGCGCCTGCACGGATAATCAAAGGGTTAGCCCGGCACCCAGTACCAGTAGTCCTTTTGGCCCGCCTTGCTGTTGATGTGAACGAAGCCGGCAAAGGGCTTGGGAAAGCCTTACTCAAACAGTCGCTGATCCAGGTTGATGCTGCTGCAGACATCGCCGGCGCTCGTGCTCTGTTGGTACACGCCCTCGACGAGCCGGCGCGTGGCTTTTATGAACATTTTGGATTTGAACCGTCACCTGTGGACACCTACACATTACTGCTTCTTATGAAGGACTTGCGGGGGGTGCATTCGGTAGCTGCGACCGTTTTTAAAAAGTCAAATTGCCAAATAAGCAACTGTTATTTATTGAAAAGTTTCGGTAAATACTGTAATATCTCCGCAAATCTACCGGAGGTATTACCATGCAGACTGCTCTAA
- a CDS encoding DUF1778 domain-containing protein — MPNTTKREKCSERFSFRISARNNELIRSAAQLKNMSASQYAAESAANQAEMDLADRRSFSLSEGQMQEFLNALDRPIQEKTRLRQLFREKTILDRDSE; from the coding sequence ATGCCGAATACAACCAAAAGAGAAAAATGCTCCGAACGTTTCAGTTTTCGGATTTCCGCCCGAAACAATGAGCTCATTCGGTCTGCTGCCCAACTCAAAAATATGAGTGCGTCCCAATATGCAGCCGAAAGCGCAGCCAATCAAGCCGAGATGGACCTTGCAGACAGGCGCTCTTTCTCGCTCTCCGAGGGGCAAATGCAGGAATTTCTCAATGCCTTGGATCGTCCGATCCAGGAAAAGACCCGTTTGCGCCAACTCTTCAGAGAAAAAACGATTTTGGACCGGGACAGTGAATGA
- a CDS encoding MraY family glycosyltransferase, which yields MTTLLIAFLFAWGLCLLLTPIARRLGRQCGAVDEPNARKVHACPVPRTGGVAIIAAHILGLLTIKLIGTDISSLLTSETALLSLWGGAALVFGIGLWDDCKGLAAKPKLAVQVLAATCAFFGGVAIDPSPLFGWLPILDSWLGSYLLTLFWFVLLINAMNLIDGLDGLAGGIALFVCLVLSVIQVINRDFLLALYFLTLAGSVAGFLRYNFNPATIFMGDSGSYYLGFMIAGLSILGSVKSHVGATLTLPLLAMGVPVFDTLFAPVRRIILGRRPFEPDRHHLHHKLLALGLSSKRVVLVLYAVTAALCATALILVNLQDEQSGLLLVLLGVGVVIALNGLGYFRYVDREKVGSWFRDVGFVTGLHRDRRRFLDLQVRINQSQTFDALWETIAHGLALLDIDYGEIRLTSNSEATDVHRNWTRSKKGIDLQAQGLLKMELPLQCQEGRYLGELWLVKDIKRSDLGHYTLSRIEHLRRAVVRTLSRWDKPST from the coding sequence ATGACCACATTACTCATCGCCTTTCTCTTCGCCTGGGGGCTGTGCCTGCTTCTAACCCCCATAGCGCGGCGCCTAGGCCGTCAATGCGGCGCCGTCGACGAACCCAATGCCCGCAAGGTCCATGCCTGCCCAGTTCCTCGTACTGGTGGCGTTGCGATTATTGCCGCACACATCCTGGGCCTGCTCACTATTAAACTTATCGGTACAGACATCAGTTCGCTTCTCACGTCCGAAACCGCTCTGCTCTCCCTCTGGGGCGGGGCCGCCCTCGTCTTCGGCATTGGACTGTGGGACGATTGTAAAGGGCTGGCAGCCAAACCCAAACTTGCAGTCCAAGTTCTCGCAGCCACTTGCGCCTTTTTCGGCGGCGTGGCCATTGACCCAAGTCCCCTTTTTGGCTGGCTCCCCATTCTTGACTCCTGGCTCGGCAGCTACCTGTTGACCCTGTTCTGGTTTGTCTTGCTCATCAATGCCATGAACCTTATTGACGGTCTCGACGGCCTGGCTGGGGGCATCGCTCTCTTTGTCTGTCTAGTGCTTTCCGTGATCCAGGTCATCAACCGTGATTTTCTTCTGGCCCTCTATTTCCTCACTCTGGCCGGAAGTGTTGCCGGTTTCCTGCGCTACAACTTTAACCCGGCGACCATTTTTATGGGCGACAGCGGCAGCTATTATCTCGGCTTCATGATCGCCGGATTAAGTATACTCGGCTCTGTCAAAAGCCATGTCGGCGCCACCCTCACTCTTCCGCTTCTGGCCATGGGGGTTCCGGTCTTCGACACCCTGTTCGCCCCGGTGCGCCGTATTATTCTCGGTCGCAGACCTTTTGAACCTGATCGACACCACTTGCACCACAAACTCCTCGCTCTGGGCCTGTCCTCAAAGCGCGTTGTCTTGGTACTATACGCGGTCACCGCAGCTCTCTGTGCCACTGCCCTCATCCTGGTGAACCTCCAGGACGAACAAAGCGGCCTGCTGCTGGTGCTCCTTGGGGTCGGGGTAGTCATCGCCCTGAACGGGTTGGGGTACTTCCGGTATGTGGACCGGGAAAAGGTGGGATCCTGGTTTCGCGACGTCGGCTTCGTCACCGGCCTGCACCGCGATCGGCGCCGTTTTCTGGATCTGCAGGTCCGAATCAATCAAAGTCAGACCTTCGATGCCCTTTGGGAGACCATAGCCCACGGACTGGCCTTGCTTGATATCGACTATGGGGAAATTCGATTGACTTCAAATTCAGAGGCTACAGATGTCCACCGCAATTGGACACGATCCAAGAAAGGGATTGACCTCCAGGCTCAAGGGTTGTTGAAGATGGAGTTGCCCTTGCAGTGTCAGGAAGGCCGCTACTTAGGAGAGTTGTGGCTGGTTAAAGACATCAAACGCTCCGACCTCGGGCACTACACCCTCAGCCGGATTGAGCACCTGCGACGGGCGGTGGTGCGGACCTTATCCAGATGGGACAAACCCAGCACGTAA
- a CDS encoding glutamate synthase-related protein yields MHIPPKSNDVLGTVNRGTPCESGLCTLCRADCQGKCEMWMSSLAGRKMLYPRDFGIVTAGSARTTHTGVSYSSLRIQGFCYGSDGLAEGLSNDPDDCVFPNVGLESEFGRHKTTKVRLPLMTGALGSTFIASKYWDSFATGCALTGIPIVIGENVVGVDRDAELSNGRITKAPELDRRIDTYLRYYDGYGAIIVQLNIEDARNGVAEYVAEKYGDQVVIELKWGQGAKNIGGEIEVNSLDYALFLKERGYVVDPDPTKPGVQESFKAGGIRAFARHSRLGFTDLSTADGVSEAFMDAVAELRKLGFSRISLKTGAYGMEALALAMRLATDAELDLLTIDGAGGGTGMSPWNMMESWGVPSVLLHAKAVEYAKMLAAQGKRVVDLSFAGGFGTEDQIYKGLALGAPYTKLICMGRGLMIPGFVGANVEGALNPERKANVHGHWNSLPKAVADRGQSAAEIFAGYYDLQEKVGADEMANIPYGAIAMWTAMDKIGAGLQQLLAGARHFSLSEIERNDIASANRETEQETGVPFIADVEDEVAKRLLKA; encoded by the coding sequence ATGCATATTCCACCGAAGAGTAATGATGTTCTTGGAACCGTGAACCGCGGCACGCCTTGTGAAAGCGGGCTGTGCACCTTGTGTCGGGCCGACTGCCAGGGCAAGTGCGAGATGTGGATGTCGAGTCTGGCTGGGCGCAAGATGCTCTATCCCCGGGATTTCGGGATCGTTACCGCCGGCAGCGCGCGCACGACTCACACCGGCGTTTCATATTCCTCGCTGCGCATTCAGGGGTTTTGCTACGGGTCGGACGGGCTGGCCGAAGGGTTGAGCAACGATCCCGACGACTGCGTCTTCCCCAACGTCGGTCTGGAATCCGAGTTCGGCCGTCACAAGACGACCAAGGTCCGCCTGCCTCTGATGACCGGAGCCCTGGGCTCGACGTTTATCGCCTCCAAGTATTGGGACTCCTTCGCCACCGGCTGCGCCCTGACCGGGATTCCCATCGTTATCGGCGAAAATGTGGTTGGTGTGGACCGCGACGCGGAACTGTCCAACGGCCGGATCACCAAGGCCCCGGAACTCGATCGCCGCATCGACACCTATCTCCGCTATTATGACGGCTACGGCGCGATCATCGTCCAACTCAACATCGAGGACGCCCGCAACGGCGTGGCCGAATACGTGGCTGAGAAATACGGCGACCAGGTGGTCATCGAACTCAAATGGGGCCAGGGCGCCAAGAACATCGGTGGCGAGATCGAAGTCAACTCCCTTGATTACGCCCTGTTTCTCAAAGAGCGCGGCTACGTGGTCGACCCGGACCCGACCAAGCCCGGCGTGCAGGAGTCGTTCAAGGCCGGCGGCATCCGCGCCTTTGCCCGTCACAGCCGGTTGGGCTTTACAGACCTCTCGACTGCCGACGGCGTGAGCGAGGCGTTTATGGACGCGGTGGCCGAGTTGCGCAAGCTCGGCTTCAGCCGCATCTCCCTGAAAACTGGTGCCTACGGCATGGAAGCCTTGGCCTTGGCCATGCGGTTGGCCACAGACGCGGAACTCGATCTCTTGACCATTGACGGCGCTGGCGGCGGCACCGGCATGAGCCCGTGGAACATGATGGAAAGCTGGGGCGTGCCCTCTGTCCTGCTGCACGCCAAGGCTGTGGAGTACGCCAAAATGCTCGCGGCGCAGGGCAAACGGGTCGTGGACCTCTCCTTTGCCGGCGGCTTCGGCACCGAGGACCAGATCTACAAAGGACTGGCCCTGGGCGCCCCGTACACCAAACTGATCTGCATGGGCCGCGGGTTGATGATCCCCGGATTTGTTGGCGCCAATGTCGAGGGTGCTTTGAATCCAGAACGCAAAGCGAACGTGCATGGCCACTGGAATTCCCTGCCCAAGGCGGTGGCGGACCGCGGTCAAAGCGCGGCCGAGATCTTTGCCGGCTATTACGATCTGCAGGAAAAGGTCGGTGCCGACGAGATGGCCAATATCCCGTACGGCGCGATCGCCATGTGGACGGCAATGGACAAGATCGGAGCCGGCTTGCAGCAGCTTCTCGCCGGTGCCCGCCACTTCAGCCTTTCGGAGATCGAGCGCAACGACATCGCCTCGGCCAACCGGGAGACGGAACAGGAAACCGGAGTGCCGTTTATTGCTGATGTGGAAGATGAGGTTGCCAAGCGGTTGCTGAAAGCTTAG
- a CDS encoding thermonuclease family protein codes for MTRHRIRILFLLLVLIGSTGSAWAWPGRVLEIASSQVLVIKTEQEVKRVSLFGVDSVPKGHPHQAQVQRCIKNELAPLNRVEVVPVQGHQAHVYIEGDGQNLAEELIRAGYAWVDRADCGTRICRFWRSLEAQARQEHRGLWAEPSFPVGK; via the coding sequence GTGACAAGACATAGAATCCGGATTCTCTTTCTCTTGCTGGTGCTCATCGGTTCCACCGGAAGTGCCTGGGCTTGGCCGGGACGGGTGCTAGAGATCGCCTCTTCGCAGGTGCTGGTGATCAAGACGGAGCAGGAGGTCAAGCGGGTGAGTCTGTTCGGTGTGGACAGCGTGCCCAAGGGCCACCCGCACCAAGCCCAGGTCCAACGGTGTATCAAAAACGAATTGGCCCCGCTCAACCGGGTCGAGGTCGTGCCGGTACAGGGGCACCAGGCCCATGTCTATATTGAAGGCGACGGCCAGAATCTGGCCGAAGAACTCATCCGCGCCGGCTACGCCTGGGTCGACCGCGCGGACTGCGGCACACGGATCTGCCGCTTCTGGCGCTCCCTGGAAGCCCAGGCCCGGCAGGAACACCGCGGCCTGTGGGCTGAACCGTCATTCCCGGTTGGCAAATGA
- a CDS encoding MATE family efflux transporter: MPQNKGDLTTRPIPQLIRQIAIPASIGIFFHTMFNVVDTYFAGHFSTQALAALSLSFPAFFLIIAMGSGLQTGTTALIGNALGSYDHEEAGRLALQGLVFGLITGILLTGVGIAVSPWLFRSLGASGDYLAITLEYMDTIFIGAAAFLLVYMNNAILQAQGDTRPFRNFLIAGFAANCVLDPWFIFGGYGVPAMGIQGVALATICIQAGGAAYLGWKARKTGLVRMQQWRDLIPQWRPCREIARQGLPSSLNYMTIGLGIYVITYFVSDFGPQAVAAYGSAMRVEQIALLPSIGLNIATLSLVAQNRGGQRHARIWETIGKALQYGAIVTGIGTVGVLLLARPLMGVFTDDPAVVDIGTTYLRIDALVFFAYVILFVHVAALQGVKRPMFGVWIGLARQIVGPALVFSLLIKVLGVGLLGIWWGIFGVTWAAALTAALVGRRYLARVLAEDAQRDKT; the protein is encoded by the coding sequence ATGCCGCAGAACAAAGGCGACCTCACCACCCGCCCCATTCCGCAGCTCATCCGCCAGATCGCCATCCCGGCGAGCATCGGCATCTTTTTTCACACCATGTTCAATGTGGTCGACACCTATTTCGCTGGCCATTTCTCCACGCAGGCCCTGGCCGCGCTGTCGCTTTCGTTTCCAGCCTTTTTCCTGATCATTGCCATGGGCTCGGGACTGCAAACCGGCACCACAGCGCTCATCGGCAACGCCCTGGGCAGCTACGACCACGAAGAGGCGGGCCGCCTGGCCCTGCAGGGACTGGTATTTGGACTGATCACCGGCATCCTCCTCACAGGCGTGGGGATCGCTGTCTCGCCGTGGCTGTTTCGCTCCCTCGGCGCTTCAGGCGATTACCTGGCGATCACCCTGGAGTATATGGACACCATTTTCATCGGGGCGGCCGCCTTTCTGCTCGTGTACATGAATAACGCCATCCTCCAGGCCCAGGGCGACACCCGTCCCTTTCGCAACTTCCTCATTGCCGGTTTCGCCGCCAATTGTGTCCTCGATCCGTGGTTCATCTTCGGGGGGTACGGCGTGCCCGCAATGGGCATCCAGGGCGTGGCCTTGGCCACCATCTGCATCCAGGCTGGAGGCGCGGCCTACCTGGGCTGGAAAGCCCGCAAAACCGGCCTGGTGCGCATGCAACAATGGCGCGACCTCATCCCCCAATGGCGCCCCTGTCGGGAAATCGCCAGACAGGGACTCCCCTCGAGCCTGAACTACATGACCATCGGCCTCGGCATCTATGTCATCACCTATTTTGTCAGCGACTTCGGTCCGCAGGCTGTCGCCGCCTACGGCTCGGCCATGCGCGTGGAACAGATTGCGCTGTTGCCGAGCATCGGCCTGAACATCGCCACGTTGAGCCTGGTGGCCCAGAACCGCGGCGGACAGCGCCATGCCCGGATCTGGGAGACCATCGGCAAAGCTCTGCAATACGGCGCCATAGTCACCGGCATCGGGACCGTCGGGGTCCTGCTCCTGGCGCGGCCACTGATGGGGGTCTTCACCGACGATCCGGCGGTCGTGGATATCGGGACGACCTACCTGCGCATCGACGCCCTCGTCTTTTTCGCCTACGTCATCCTGTTTGTGCACGTCGCCGCGTTGCAGGGCGTCAAGCGTCCCATGTTCGGGGTCTGGATCGGCCTGGCTCGGCAGATCGTCGGCCCGGCCCTTGTCTTCAGCCTGCTGATCAAGGTCTTGGGCGTGGGGTTGCTCGGCATCTGGTGGGGGATTTTTGGAGTCACCTGGGCCGCGGCCCTCACCGCCGCGCTTGTCGGGCGGCGCTATCTGGCACGGGTGCTGGCGGAGGATGCGCAGCGTGACAAGACATAG
- a CDS encoding HNH endonuclease, whose product MRVLVLNANYTYLHSISWKRAINLYLKGKVEVLQYSTLKVASFGTEFMVPAIVRLVKMVRRIYKGKVPLNKRNIFLRDGYRCQYCGGSCRDHPTIDHILPKSRGGQTTWTNSVTSCRGCNQRKGNKTPSEARMPLLRQPSQPTIGEFLHIQNHHSGIQELVNSLLQQET is encoded by the coding sequence GTGCGCGTCCTCGTACTCAACGCCAATTACACCTATCTGCACAGCATCAGCTGGAAACGGGCCATCAACCTCTATCTCAAGGGGAAGGTGGAAGTCCTGCAGTACAGTACGCTCAAGGTCGCCAGTTTCGGAACCGAATTCATGGTGCCGGCCATTGTGCGTCTGGTAAAGATGGTGCGCCGGATCTACAAAGGCAAAGTCCCACTCAATAAGCGTAACATCTTTCTTCGCGACGGGTACCGCTGTCAGTATTGCGGCGGGTCTTGCCGCGACCATCCGACCATCGACCATATCCTGCCCAAGTCGCGCGGAGGCCAGACCACCTGGACCAACAGCGTGACCTCCTGCCGGGGATGCAACCAGCGCAAGGGGAACAAGACCCCGAGCGAAGCCCGTATGCCCTTGCTGCGCCAGCCCAGTCAGCCGACCATCGGTGAATTCCTCCATATCCAGAACCACCATTCCGGGATCCAGGAATTGGTCAACTCTTTACTTCAGCAAGAAACATAG
- a CDS encoding transposase, whose protein sequence is MLDTPCTLSEESAHARLSGFCWPDGTVFCPRCRETAIYHLASGRKRCGGCGYTFHDFSGRWLNSAGLGSSHWLCFIRLFCQGRPLKEAAEALGRSYNVVYKAATVCRFAITAGSLDGAQIMGRQTGLSACLHKGKVQGLNHVQCQTPPVFGIIERRGMAFLDYLPHFTTEDILHFHRSFHLPASCHGNILVTGAYRRYSSLILCGSPDFPWYLITPEHGSRPAATPFCAFVLEQLKGYKGISPPRFPLYLKEIEFRYNHAPEKQEELLAKRLCGFVPDETDID, encoded by the coding sequence ATGCTCGATACTCCCTGCACACTTTCTGAGGAGAGCGCCCACGCCCGTCTCTCCGGATTCTGCTGGCCCGACGGCACCGTCTTTTGCCCGCGATGCCGGGAGACCGCCATCTATCACCTCGCCTCAGGGCGCAAACGGTGCGGGGGATGCGGCTACACCTTCCATGACTTCAGCGGTCGCTGGCTCAATTCCGCGGGTCTTGGCAGCAGCCATTGGCTCTGCTTCATCCGTCTCTTCTGCCAGGGACGCCCGCTCAAGGAGGCTGCCGAAGCCCTGGGACGGTCCTATAATGTCGTCTACAAAGCGGCAACCGTCTGCCGCTTCGCCATCACCGCCGGATCTCTGGACGGGGCGCAGATCATGGGGCGACAAACCGGTCTCTCGGCCTGCCTCCATAAAGGCAAGGTCCAGGGGCTCAACCATGTCCAATGCCAGACACCCCCCGTCTTCGGCATCATCGAACGGCGCGGCATGGCCTTTCTGGACTATCTGCCCCATTTCACGACCGAAGACATCCTCCACTTCCACCGCAGCTTCCACCTCCCGGCCAGCTGTCACGGCAATATCCTCGTCACCGGGGCCTACCGGCGCTACTCGAGTCTCATCCTCTGTGGCAGCCCGGATTTTCCGTGGTACCTCATAACGCCAGAACACGGAAGCCGTCCGGCGGCCACTCCGTTCTGCGCCTTCGTCCTCGAGCAGCTCAAGGGGTACAAAGGGATCAGCCCGCCCCGCTTCCCACTGTATCTCAAGGAAATCGAGTTTCGCTACAACCACGCCCCCGAGAAACAGGAGGAACTGCTGGCCAAACGGCTGTGCGGCTTCGTACCGGATGAAACGGACATCGACTGA